In Leptospira levettii, the genomic window TGCAATGAGACGTCCTATACCTGAAACTCTAGTGGATAAAGGACGAGCATCCAATCCAATTTTATAAGTTTTCACCATCGTTCCTTCACCTTAAGTGAAAGTTGATGGAAATCAATTTTGCTTTCCAAATATTCAACAGCTTTTCTTTTTCCGGCAACAAGTCCAAAAGATAATGTTGTTTTTTGGTTAAATGAATAAGGTTTATCTTTTAATGGGAAAAATGTAAAATTTTCCTCATCTAATAATGCAATCCCACCACAGATATCCCATTCATTTTTAGGTTTTAAGGAAACGATTAAATCGATAAAACCAGCAGATAATAATCCAAGTTTGTAAGCAATGCTACCCATAGATCGAATTTCAAAATCTTCATGCCAAAACGAATCGTCAAAAAGACCTTCGCGCATTTCTGAAGCGGAAACAATTAATACAGGTTTTTTATTTTGCGAATCTGATTCTTGTAACGGATGTAATACGGAACCACTTTCAACAAGTAAGGTTCTAAAATTTTCATCTGTTGCATATGGTGCTTGGAGTTTTGCAAAAAAACTATTTTTTCCTTTCGAAAAAAATTCACCAGTTGCTGGGTTAAAAATAATCCCCCAAATTGCCTCTCCATTCCGAACGAGTCCCAAACTGAGTGCAAATTGATCATTTTTTTTAACAAATTCGCGCGTTCCGTCAATTGGATCTAAAATCCAAACCCATTCCTTATCTAAACGAGAAACCGTATCCGCTCTTTCCTCTGATAAAAATCCATGTCCAGGAAATCGATTGGATATTTTTTCATACAAAAATTCACTCGCATACAAATCTGCTTCCGTAACAGGATCGTTACCACCCTTATCACGAATTTGAAAATCGGTTTTATAAATGCCTAAGATGGAATCCCCAACGGATAGAACCCACCTCCATACTTCCTGAAACTCTTGTTCTTCCATTCCGTCCTTTTTTCTGGACCTAATTAATTCTTTTTTTCTTCTTTATGTGCACCAGAACTTAAATCCAATCCTTCTGGTTTCTCTAATACAATTTCTTCTACAGGTGAAGTCACATATGTTTCTGGATCCACTGGGAATTGGTATTGAAAATAATAATTTTTATACTTCACATAAAAAGTATTTGTACCTTCTGGACGTTCAGTTTGCAGGTCTTGGAATTTTAAATCTTTTAATTCTTTTTTAGGATTTGCAAATCGTTTTGATAATGTACTACGAACGGAACTTACCATATTTGCTTCAAAGTTTTTTTTCTTTTGTTCTTCAGTTAGTTTTGGGTTTCTTAAATGGTCCTCTAATTTGGTAAACTCTTCCGCCAAACCAGTGCTTTGTTGCGAAAATAAAAGTGTAACACTGCAACTCAAGATTACCAATACTTTAATCAAAAACTTCATAAGTTTACCCCTGATTCCTCATGATATTATCTCTAATGGTGTATATGCCAATAAGAATTTTTTATCCAAATGGGATCCAAATCTCACTTCTACCTTTCTATTGTCCCCAGAACCAGACAAATTCAATATACGTCCTTCTCCGTATACTTTATGTCTAACTTTCATTCCGATTTGGAAATCACTGTCTCCTGATTTCGCAAGGACCGATTCAAATTTTTCTTCGGATTTTTGGAACCTTTCCGCACGTGGAGTGGCATCGGGCCTTCTAACACCATAACGATTTTCGGTAAATTCCCCTTCCAAATATTCTTTTGGAATCTCCTCCAAAAATTGGGATGGTAACCTTGCATCCACTTCTCCAAATTTTCGAGTAAATCGACTAAAACTAATTTCTAAATGTTCTCTCGCTCGTGTGATTGCAACGTATGCAAGTCTTCTCTCTTCTTCAATTCCCTCAGGCGAATCAATGGAAAGAAAATGAGGAAAAGTCCCTTCTTCCATTCCAGTCATAAAAACATGAGGGAATTCTAATCCTTTCGCATTGTGAACTGTCATAAGTATCACGTAATCGGGAAGATCTTTTGAATTTTCTTCGCTAGTGATAAGAGAGATATTACTTAAGTATTCTTCTAAGGTTGCTTCCGAGTTGGTTTCTTCAAATTCCTTGAGTGCATTCACAAATTCATTTAAATTGGAAAGTCTCGAAAACGAATCCTCAGTACCTTCATTTTCCAAAAATTCACGATAACCAGAATGTTCCAAAACATCATAAGCAATTTCGGAAGGAGTTTTTTTTCTTAAATCTTCCATTGCTGATTCAAACATACGATACAATGAATGTAATTTTTGTGAGGTACCCTTTTTTATTTCAGGAATCGGTTGGCCTAAACACTCAAATAAAGATAATCCCTCTTTTACAGAATGTGTCAGAAGTCGATTGACAGTCGTATCGCCAATTCCTCTAGGAGGAGAGTTTATGATACGGAGTAAGGATGTTGAATCAACTGGATTCACGACAACTGACAAATAAGCAATTAGGTCTTTAACTTCTTTTCTGTCAAAAAAACGAAACCCTCCAAAAATTTTATAAGGAATTGCTCTTTTTCGAAGTGCCTCTTCAAAGTATCTGGATTGTGAATTGGTTCTGTAAAAAATAGCAAAATTGGAGTACTTTTTTCCTCTCCGGGAACCAGACAAAATTTTTTGAACGATTCCTTCCGATTCTTCCATTTCATTTTGATAGGCAGTAAGTTTAATTTTATCACCTAACGGGTTTTCAGTACGCAAGGTTTTGTTCGTTC contains:
- a CDS encoding 3'(2'),5'-bisphosphate nucleotidase CysQ; translation: MEEQEFQEVWRWVLSVGDSILGIYKTDFQIRDKGGNDPVTEADLYASEFLYEKISNRFPGHGFLSEERADTVSRLDKEWVWILDPIDGTREFVKKNDQFALSLGLVRNGEAIWGIIFNPATGEFFSKGKNSFFAKLQAPYATDENFRTLLVESGSVLHPLQESDSQNKKPVLIVSASEMREGLFDDSFWHEDFEIRSMGSIAYKLGLLSAGFIDLIVSLKPKNEWDICGGIALLDEENFTFFPLKDKPYSFNQKTTLSFGLVAGKRKAVEYLESKIDFHQLSLKVKERW
- a CDS encoding LIC11625 family surface-exposed protein: MKFLIKVLVILSCSVTLLFSQQSTGLAEEFTKLEDHLRNPKLTEEQKKKNFEANMVSSVRSTLSKRFANPKKELKDLKFQDLQTERPEGTNTFYVKYKNYYFQYQFPVDPETYVTSPVEEIVLEKPEGLDLSSGAHKEEKKN
- a CDS encoding ATP-dependent helicase is translated as MELVGLNAEQKLAVETVDGPLLILAGAGSGKTRVITYRIANLILNHKIYPNQILAVTFTNKAAEEMRSRCRSLLPDGTYEPFVRTFHSLCLYLLRREGKVLGLGSNFTVYDSDMQESLIKEILKSKEMDTKEFRPSSLANQFSQAKDSFLTAEEFAKKKADDAYSKSIASVFLEYEKRKQLRNALDFGDLILKTVILFRDFPVILEKYQRLWKYIMVDEYQDTNKIQYHLVQSLSSFHKNLCVVGDDDQSIYSWRGADISNILNFKKDYPEAVVVKLEENYRSTKTIIESAAALIANNKQRTNKTLRTENPLGDKIKLTAYQNEMEESEGIVQKILSGSRRGKKYSNFAIFYRTNSQSRYFEEALRKRAIPYKIFGGFRFFDRKEVKDLIAYLSVVVNPVDSTSLLRIINSPPRGIGDTTVNRLLTHSVKEGLSLFECLGQPIPEIKKGTSQKLHSLYRMFESAMEDLRKKTPSEIAYDVLEHSGYREFLENEGTEDSFSRLSNLNEFVNALKEFEETNSEATLEEYLSNISLITSEENSKDLPDYVILMTVHNAKGLEFPHVFMTGMEEGTFPHFLSIDSPEGIEEERRLAYVAITRAREHLEISFSRFTRKFGEVDARLPSQFLEEIPKEYLEGEFTENRYGVRRPDATPRAERFQKSEEKFESVLAKSGDSDFQIGMKVRHKVYGEGRILNLSGSGDNRKVEVRFGSHLDKKFLLAYTPLEIIS